One window from the genome of Salvelinus namaycush isolate Seneca chromosome 19, SaNama_1.0, whole genome shotgun sequence encodes:
- the lss gene encoding lanosterol synthase produces the protein MMTEGTCLRRRGGPYKTEPATDLTRWRLSNIEGRQTWRYVEDQDTSDREQTMLEAHSLGLDTSKFIPGSPSAHTAVESARKGMAFYSLLQAEDGHWAGDYGGPLFLLPGLLITCHITQIPLPEAWKKEMVRYLRSVQLADGGWGLHVEDKSTVFGTALSYTTLRILGVGPDDPDMVRARNNLHSKGGAVGIPSWGKFWLAILNVYSWEGMNTLLPEMWLFPTWFPAHPSTLWCHCRQVYLPMSYCYAVRFAAKEDPLVLSLRQELYVQDYATINWPGQRNNVAACDMYTTHSTLLTVAYMVMNVYEAHHSSSLRGRAVKELYDHIQADDRFTKCISIGPISKTINMLVRWHVDGPSSAAFQEHVSRIPDYLWLGLDGMKMQGTNGSQLWDTAFAAQAFLEAGAQDSPRLEECLKHAHQFLTITQIPDNPPEYQKYYRQMNKGGFPFSTRDCGWIVADCTAEGLKSVMLLQEHCPFISQHVPSERLCDSVNVLLSMRNRDGGFATYETKRGGRLLELLNPSEVFGDIMIDYTYVECTSAVMQALRHFQRVYPEYRTEEIRSTLREGLEYCRRVQRPDGSWEGSWGVCFTYGVWFGLEAFACMGHTYHDGGGVCKEVQSACDFLVAHQMEDGGWGEDFESCEQRRYVQSANSQIHNTCWALLGLMAARYPDAQVIERGIQLLVDKQLPNGDWPQENISGVFNKSCAISYTSYRNVFTVWTLGRFFNLYPSSPLAGKVKL, from the exons ATGATGACCGAGGGAAC ATGCCTTCGTAGGAGGGGGGGACCGTACAAGACGGAGCCAGCGACAGACCTGACCCGCTGGAGGCTGAGTAACATAGAGGGCAGGCAGACATGGCGCTATGTAGAGGATCAAGACACATCAGACAGGGAGCAGACTATGCTTGAAGCCCATTCACTTGGTTTGGATACG AGTAAATTCATCCCTGGCTCTCCCTCAGCCCACACTGCAGTGGAGTCAGCCCGGAAGGGCATGGCATTCTACAGCCTGCTCCAGGCAGAAGATGGCCACTGGGCAGGAGACTACGGAGGACCCCTCTTTCTGCTACCAG GTCTCCTGATCACCTGTCACATAACCCAGATCCCTCTCCCTGAGGCCTGGAAGAAGGAGATGGTGAGATACCTGCGCTCTGTCCAGCTGGCTGATGGAGGCTGGGGCCT ACACGTTGAAGACAAGTCCACAGTGTTTGGCACGGCCCTCAGCTACACCACCCTGAGGATTCTGGGAGTGGGACCGGATGACCCGGATATGGTTAGGGCCAGGAACAACCTGCACAGCAAAG GAGGCGCGGTTGGCATCCCCTCCTGGGGTAAATTCTGGTTGGCCATCCTCAATGTGTACAGCTGGGAAGGAATGAACACACTCCTCCCGGAGATGTG GCTGTTCCCTACCTGGTTCCCTGCTCACCCATCCACTCTCTGGTGCCACTGTCGCCAGGTCTACCTCCCTATGAGCTACTGCTATGCTGTCAGGTTTGCTGCCAAGGAGGACCCCCTGGTGCTCAGCCTCAGACAG GAGCTGTATGTCCAGGACTATGCCACCATCAACTGGCCTGGTCAGCGGAACAATGTGGCGGCATGTGACAtgtacacaacacacagcacactACTCACCGTGGCTTACA TGGTCATGAACGTGTATGAGGCCCACCACAGCAGCAGTCTACGAGGAAGAGCGGTCAAAGAGCTGTACGACCACATACAGGCTGACGACCGTTTCACCAAGTGCATCAGCATCGGCCCA ATCTCCAAAACGATCAACATGCTGGTGCGCTGGCACGTGGACGGACCCTCCTCCGCTGCCTTCCAGGAGCACGTGTCCAGGATCCCAGACTACCTCTG GCTGGGATTGGATGGTATGAAAATGCAG GGGACCAATGGATCACAGCTATGGGACACGGCTTTCGCAGCTCAGGCGTTCCTAGAG GCAGGGGCTCAGGACAGCCCCAGGTTAGAAGAGTGTCTTAAACACGCCCACCAGTTCCTCACCATCACACAG ATACCAGACAACCCCCCAGAATACCAGAAATACTACAGACAGATGAACAAG ggAGGGTTCCCCTTCAGCACGCGGGACTGTGGCTGGATCGTGGCCGACTGCACAGCAGAGGGCCTAAAGTCAGTGATGCTTCTGCAGGAACACTGTCCCTTCATCAGTCAGCACGTCCCCTCAGAGCGCCTGTGTGACTCCGTCAATGTG TTGCTAAGCATGAGAAACAGAGATGGCGGTTTTGCCACTTATGAGACCAAGCGAGGAGGGAGACTGTTGGAGCTACTCAACCCCTCAGAGGTGTTTG gtGACATCATGATAGACTACACCTATGTGGAGTGCACCTCAGCAGTCATGCAGGCTCTGAGACACTTCCAGCGCGTGTACCCTGAATACCGGACAGAGGAGATCAG GTCCACTCTGAGAGAAGGATTGGAGTACTGCCGGAGGGTGCAGAGGCCTGATGGGTCATGGGAAGG ATCCTGGGGAGTGTGCTTCACCTATGGGGTCTGGTTCGGCTTGGAGGCCTTTGCCTGCATGGGTCACACCTACCATGATGG cgGTGGTGTGTGTAAGGAGGTGCAGAGTGCCTGTGACTTCCTGGTGGCCCACCAGATGGAGGATGGGGGCTGGGGTGAGGACTTTGAGTCCTGTGAGCAGCGTCGCTACGTACAGAGTGCTAACTCCCAGATCCACAATACCTGCTGGGCCCTGCTGGGTCTCATGGCTGCTAG GTACCCAGATGCACAGGTGATTGAGAGAGGAATACAGCTGTTGGTTGACAAGCAGCTGCCCAATGGAGACTGGCCACAG GAAAACATCTCGGGAGTGTTCAATAAGAGCTGTGCCATCAGCTACACTTCCTACAGGAACGTCTTCACCGTGTGGACGCTGGGACGCTTCTTTAACCTCTACCCCTCCAGCCCTCTGGCCGGGAAGGTGAAGCTGTGA